Proteins encoded by one window of Yamadazyma tenuis chromosome 2, complete sequence:
- a CDS encoding uncharacterized protein (EggNog:ENOG503P54N; COG:S) — MPSVNLNYSQILPGLKDPAPGPEVISTPFGRSLLEIQGVLNVPKEKSAGLEYITVDDIHEAVKFGKLRFDEKDKSKVTLLIGNSQRLVGTMANLDTPLGLLKIPCNEDGSQSQIDMVDIIRKKIIFKHRPLPIM; from the coding sequence ATGCCTAGCGTGAATCTCAACTACAGCCAGATTTTACCGGGCTTGAAAGACCCTGCTCCTGGACCAGAAGTGATCTCCACACCATTCGGGCGCTCACTTCTAGAAATCCAAGGCGTGTTGAACGTACCCAAAGAGAAAAGTGCTGGTCTTGAATATATCACGGTGGATGATATCCACGAAGCAGTcaagtttggaaaacttAGGTTCGATGAAAAagacaagtccaaagtCACGCTACTCATTGGAAACTCCCAAAGACTTGTGGGAACAATGGCCAATTTGGACACTCCTTTGGGGCTACTCAAGATCCCGTGCAATGAAGACGGGTCCCAATCTCAAATAGACATGGTGGATATAATACGAAAGAAGATTATCTTTAAGCACCGACCCTTGCCCATCATGTGA
- a CDS encoding uncharacterized protein (COG:I; MEROPS:MER0211610; EggNog:ENOG503Q6UC) codes for MTSGTSSSSHVSIEEIDVYLGNGVSGTITVPPAARSTESIFSQGLAPPTHKAALIVHGQGGHRNYCYQKQLAHRLANDLGMYSLRIDFRGCGSSADNTDPVKGRVLSQDIEDIQQSAEFLLDGTQNPLGIDFTLSTIVGHSRGSLAMFLWALKQDALAKSEWSSKAIIVPNLVNCSSRYQSHTVYDRYPIRGDDDFDGVEQNVLRHGKFQPVMITKTELVDLAEADLSGLSDLSLDFSVLSIYGLEDHIIPIVDSAHFSNALNRGHLSHRLELIPLADHNFYGAVAIENEDDADTYNPDNLPLNRSGFANFNGIVVDKIVDYLRPENELQRFLHISKNIGHLSRWKQIEGVSNFRDIGGWRITNPRFPLKSPVSGKYYVKHNLMFRCAHMGKITENGLNALKTMGVKAIFDLRSSGETSRDGYPQNLEKHGIKRIHAPVFSEQDYSPQSIAIRYTNLTTSWHTYVDVYDDMLLNGGGAFKTVFEFIRDNKDTPFVFHCTAGKDRTGILAMLILLLVGLDKHTIAKEFELTTIGLKPDHEEIKKNFIKLIEKTKSRMDDPSELEKSIGKGRANWTIYKDGFENLISSRYEAMLSTIEMFNQKFGGIVAYLKKAMGFTDDDILKVYENLMVVNTLGFFKEDTFIEWSHRNSMGPNL; via the coding sequence ATGACATCAGGAacgtcttcatcttcccATGTTTCTATCGAAGAGATAGACGTCTACCTAGGCAATGGTGTCTCGGGAACTATAACAGTACCACCCGCCGCCCGCTCAACTGAGTCCATTTTCTCCCAGGGGTTAGCTCCTCCCACTCATAAAGCAGCTTTGATTGTACATGGTCAAGGTGGACACAGAAACTACTGTTACCAAAAGCAGTTGGCCCACCGCTTGGCCAATGACTTGGGAATGTACTCGTTGAGAATAGACTTTCGTGGATGTGGTTCTTCTGCTGACAACACAGACCCCGTCAAGGGCCGTGTATTAAGCCAGGATATCGAGGATATCCAGCAGTCGGCagagtttcttcttgacgGCACCCAAAACCCCCTCGGTATCGACTTCACGTTGTCGACTATTGTGGGACACTCCCGAGGCAGTTTGGCGATGTTCTTATGGGCGTTGAAGCAAGATGCCCTTGCTAAATCCGAATGGTCTTCCAAAGCCATTATCGTGcccaacttggtgaattgttcttcaagatatcagTCTCATACTGTTTACGATAGATATCCGATCAGGGGAGATGATGACTTCGATGGTGTGGAGCAAAACGTGTTACGCCATGGCAAGTTTCAGCCGGTGATGATCACAAAGACAGAACTAGTTGATTTGGCTGAAGCAGATTTATCGGGCCTCAGTGACTTATCGTTGGACTTTTCGGTGTTGAGTATCTACGGGTTAGAAGACCATATTATCCCCATTGTTGACTCGGCTCATTTTTCCAATGCATTAAACAGAGGACATTTATCTCACCGACTCGAGTTAATCCCTCTTGCAGATCACAACTTCTATGGAGCTGTGGCCATCGAAAATGAAGACGATGCCGACACATACAATCCTGATAACTTGCCTTTGAACCGGTCAGGATTTGCAAACTTCAATGGTATAGTAGTGGATAAAATTGTTGATTACCTACGACCCGAGAATGAGCTTCAAAGGTTTTTGCATATCAGCAAAAATATTGGGCATTTATCTAGATGGAAACAAATTGAGGGGGTGAGCAACTTTAGAGATATTGGGGGGTGGAGAATAACTAATCCTCGGTTTCCATTGAAGCTGCCTGTTCTGGGAAAATACTATGTTAAGCACAATCTTATGTTCAGGTGTGCTCATATGGGAAAGATAACTGAAAACGGATTAAATGCTTTGAAAACCATGGGTGTCAAGGCTATATTTGACCTCAGATCATCGGGGGAAACCTCTCGTGATGGGTACCCTcagaacttggaaaagcATGGGATCAAGAGAATACATGCTCCGGTGTTCAGTGAACAAGATTATTCTCCCCAGTCTATTGCCATTCGGTACACCAACTTAACCACCAGTTGGCACACCTACGTGGATGTTTATGATGACATGTTGTTGAACGGTGGTGGGGCATTTAAAACTGTGTTTGAGTTTATCAGAGACAATAAAGATACTCCATTTGTCTTCCACTGCACTGCTGGTAAGGATAGAACCGGAATTTTGGCAATGTTGATCTTGTTATTGGTGGGGTTGGACAAACACACCATTGCCAAGGAGTTTGAGTTGACCACCATAGGATTGAAGCCAGACCacgaagaaatcaagaagaattttatcaagttgatagagaaaaccaaaagcAGGATGGACGATCCCagtgaacttgaaaagtCTATAGGAAAAGGTCGTGCAAACTGGACCATATATAAAGATgggtttgaaaacttgataAGCTCCCGTTATGAAGCTATGTTGTCTACCATTGAAATGTTCAACCAAAAATTCGGTGGAATTGTTGCATACTTGAAAAAAGCCATGGGATTtactgatgatgatataTTGAAAGTCTATGAAAATCTCATGGTGGTAAACACCCTtggattcttcaaggaAGACACGTTTATTGAGTGGAGCCACCGTAACAGCATGGGTCCGAATTTGTGA